A window of the Tenebrio molitor chromosome 1, icTenMoli1.1, whole genome shotgun sequence genome harbors these coding sequences:
- the LOC138141230 gene encoding pyruvate dehydrogenase E1 component subunit alpha, mitochondrial-like, which produces MWRKQVKILLDKIKKILASEHLLGLQQKTSRQFATEAKFQTKPFLLHLLDHGPASEVTLTKQDALTCFERMTTIRKMEAGINNLYKAKIVRGFCHLYSGQEAVGVGVYASLRKNDTVITSYRNHAWAFLCNHQSVLPVIGEVAGTKSGTSRGKGGSMHLYGPNFYGGNAIVGAQVPLGVGIALAHKYRKTDFVSLTIYGDGAANNGQVFEAFNMAKMWDLPCLFLCENNLYSMGTSVPRSTANPDFYKKGDVIPGLFVDGMDLVSVKEAARFAVEFCASGKGPIILEAKTYRYFGHSLSDPGTSYRTHDEIQEVRKSRDPINNFKNQIIAANLVTADELAELDKKVKKIVDGAIKAAKADKEVGLEELTYDIYANQVIPEVRSVNPFQNMKHKTTGLVINRK; this is translated from the coding sequence ATGTGGAGAAAACAAGTAAAGATCCTTTTGgataaaataaagaagatTTTGGCCTCTGAACATCTGTTGGGTTTGCAACAGAAAACAAGCCGTCAATTTGCTACAGAAgcaaaattccaaacaaaacCTTTCCTTCTTCATCTGTTGGACCATGGACCGGCTAGTGAAGTTACTCTTACAAAACAAGACGCCCTCACTTGTTTCGAACGAATGACCACCATTCGCAAAATGGAAGCCGGCATCAACAACTTGTACAAAGCAAAAATCGTGAGAGGATTCTGTCATCTCTACTCTGGACAAGAAGCTGTCGGTGTTGGTGTCTACGCGAGCCTTCGCAAGAACGACACCGTCATCACGAGCTACAGGAACCACGCTTGGGCCTTCCTCTGCAACCACCAATCAGTCTTGCCCGTGATAGGCGAAGTCGCTGGTACCAAATCTGGAACCAGCAGAGGCAAGGGGGGTTCGATGCACCTGTACGGTCCAAATTTTTACGGCGGCAACGCCATCGTCGGCGCACAAGTACCACTGGGGGTGGGCATCGCGTTGGCGCACAAGTACCGGAAGACCGACTTCGTCAGCTTGACGATTTACGGCGACGGAGCGGCGAACAACGGTCAAGTTTTCGAAGCGTTCAACATGGCGAAAATGTGGGACCTTCCTTGTTTGTTCCTGTGCGAAAACAACCTGTACAGCATGGGCACCAGCGTCCCCAGATCCACCGCCAATCCAGATTTCTACAAGAAGGGCGACGTGATTCCTGGGTTGTTCGTCGACGGGATGGACCTCGTGTCGGTGAAGGAAGCGGCTAGGTTTGCTGTGGAGTTCTGCGCCTCCGGAAAAGGACCGATCATTCTGGAGGCGAAGACCTACAGATACTTCGGACACTCGCTGTCAGATCCGGGGACGAGTTATAGAACTCACGACGAAATACAAGAAGTGAGGAAATCGCGAGATCcgattaataatttcaaaaatcagaTCATCGCAGCGAATTTAGTCACTGCAGACGAGTTGGCGGAGCTGGACAAAAAGGTCAAAAAAATCGTGGATGGTGCGATCAAGGCGGCCAAAGCGGACAAAGAGGTCGGGCTTGAAGAGCTGACCTACGACATTTACGCCAACCAAGTGATACCAGAGGTGCGGAGTGTCAATCCTTTTCAAAACATGAAGCACAAGACTACTGGACTTGTGATAAACAGGAAATGA
- the LOC138141301 gene encoding ankyrin repeat domain-containing protein 49-like, whose amino-acid sequence MMPSPNLDECFASGFSDDEDGIEPERNPSEQNPKQMLQAAENGQLEEVKSLIQTDPSLVNVTDKEGYTPLHRACYGNHVEIVKYLLQNGANIAAKTELQWEPLHSCCRWNHIECAQVLISEGADVNALSEGGQTPLHIAASHGVCYDMVQLLLMHPYMKPELKSVSGETAFDIARRSSKFRNLFDMVDPLLDVKNIE is encoded by the exons ATGATGCCCTCACCGAATCTGGACGAGTGCTTTGCTAGCGGGTTCTCAGACGATGAAGACGGAATAGAACCGGAGAGAAATCCTTCTG aacAGAACCCAAAACAAATGTTACAGGCGGCGGAAAACGGACAATTAGAGGAAGTCAAATCGTTAATCCAAACAGATCCGAGCTTAGTTAATGTCACTGATAAGGAAGGCTACACTCCTCTTCACAGAGCTTGTTATGGCAATCATGttgaaattgtgaaatattTGCTTCAGAATGGTGCAAACATTGCAGCCAAGACTGAACTTCAGTGGGAACCATTGCACTCTTGTTGTCGATGGAATCATATAGAGTGTGCTCAAGTTTTGATTTCTGAAGGAGCAGATGTGAATGCTCTATCAGAAGGAG gaCAAACACCTTTACATATTGCAGCTTCACATGGAGTCTGTTATGATATGGTTCAGTTGTTGTTAATGCATCCCTACATGAAACCTGAGTTGAAAAGTGTTAGTGGGGAAACTGCTTTTGACATAGCAAGAAGAAGTTCTAAGTTCAGGAATCTTTTTGATATGGTTGATCCCTTGTTGGATGTTAAAAATATAGAATAA
- the Chchd3 gene encoding MICOS complex subunit MIC19 produces MGGNQSRTRKLTVENDDPTSVIKVSDDVVQRIKNSQEARPAAPEPSFQQPPPQQPPPMQPMFIYEPSLTSVQLRQANLAELKKNDHYWENRLKNQQANHQKINEIMDTEYKRAVDEMEVTEKTKAQSKALPPCQDAKKAVMQCYIENSNEPMKCANVVQAFQQCVDSKRASLIANRG; encoded by the exons ATGGGTGGAAACCAGAGCAGAACAAGAAAATTAACAGTCGAAAACGATGACCCTACTAGTGTAATAAAAGTATCAGATGATGTAGTCCAGCGTATAAAGAACAGCCAAG AGGCGAGGCCGGCAGCACCCGAGCCGTCTTTCCAACAGCCACCTCCGCAGCAGCCTCCGCCGATGCAGCCGATGTTCATCTACGAACCTAGCCTAACTTCAGTACAACTTCGACAAGCCAATCTAGCGGAATTAAAGAAAAACGACCACTACTGGGAGAACAGACTGAAAAATCAGCAAGCCAACCACCAGAAGATCAACGAGATCATGGACACGGAGTATAAGAGAGCT GTGGATGAAATGGAGGTGACAGAGAAGACAAAGGCGCAGAGTAAAGCGCTGCCGCCCTGTCAGGATGCCAAAAAAGCGGTTATGCAGTGTTACATAGAGAATTCAAATGAACCGATGAAGTGTGCTAATGTTGTGCAAGCCTTCCAGCAATGTGTAGACTCAAAGAGAGCAAGTTTGATCGCAAATAGAGGCTAG
- the LOC138141294 gene encoding uncharacterized protein isoform X1, with product MISQLNKLILTYFQAYCSKGKVCIGLKKTNHHKIDVDIPVRENFDFSEALDSVYPLTEMIFSYLDYKSLQTVGQVKKSWQITANNILEKRNKVSWITVFRKKRLCYVHDSDNYHNHNTAASIILFNCSVISLSDSLCCHENLTQKKIKFLDFISNQVVPHGTDYCIMGCSGVESLLSKKIVYKSSVRLFDGCFIPPIPNVRISMFNVNPQNMNDKYIRPNSEKLKCLLLFSKIDLEDGIFAILDQLIPEGGCRSVALGGGIVRKTVQTNVSQKEGKCLCIAFTQNICTESDFNASSVVIQGDDLSPREFEAHLLKFKNKIVVRSNSLAFRICCSAKTQKNQESRIFNEIFPDTPLLGLEAEGEFGWNSHPQKNKEINCHKQNLLEPEDEVRRVYHNNCSNDSDDGFLDELQNRRTKKRIGSYPRVQHQWTTVIVFITWGQLVDCK from the exons atGATTTCCCAACTAAACAAATTGATTTTAACCTATTTTCAGGCTTACTGTAGCAAGGGCAAAGTGTGTATTGGtctaaaaaaaacaaaccacCATAAAATTGATGTGGACATACCTGTAAGagaaaatttcgatttttcagaAGCCCTAGATTCTGTTTACCCCTTAACAGAGATGATATTCAGCTATTTGGACTATAAAAGCTTACAAACAGTTGGccaagttaaaaaatcatgGCAGATAACTGCTAACAATATCTTAGAAAAGCGTAATAAAGTAAGTTGGATCACAGTGTTCCGCAAGAAAAGACTGTGCTATGTTCACGACAGTGACAACTATCACAACCACAACACAGCTGCCAGTATTATTTTGTTCAACTGTAGTGTGATATCACTCAGTGACTCTCTCTGTTGTCACGAAAACTTAACCCAAAAAAAGATCAAGT TTTTAGACTTTATTTCAAATCAAGTAGTACCGCATGGGACAGACTATTGTATCATGGGATGCTCAGGAGTGGAATCCCtgctttcgaaaaaaattgtatataagTCTAGTGTACGCCTTTTTGATGGTTGTTTCATACCACCAATACCAAATGTGCGCATTTCTATGTTTAACGTAAATCCCCAGAATATGAATGATAAATACATCAGACCTAACTCAGAAAAACTCAAGTGTTTGCTTTTGTTCAGTAAAATTGACCTAGAAGATGGCATTTTTGCTATTCTAGATCAACTGATCCCAGA GGGAGGGTGTCGCAGTGTTGCTCTGGGAGGAGGTATTGTTCGAAAAACTGTCCAAACTAACGTTTCCCAAAAAGAAGGGAAATGTCTTTGTATCGCGTTCACACAAAATATCTGCACTGAGAGTGATTTTAACGCGTCATCTGTTGTAATACAAGGTGATGATCTATCTCCAAGAGAATTTGAAGCTCATTTGTTAAAG tttaaaaataagatAGTTGTAAGAAGTAACAGTTTGGCATTTAGGATATGTTGTTCAGCAAAGACACAAAAAAATCAGGAATCAAggatttttaatgaaatttttcctGATACTCCTCTATTAGGTCTAGAAGCTGAAGGGGAATTTGGATGGAATAGTCATCCACAGAAAAACAAAG aaattaattGTCATAAGCAAAATCTTCTAGAACCAGAAGATGAGGTTAGAAGAGTTTACCATAACAACTGTTCCAATGACAGTGATG ATGGTTTTTTAGATGAACTGCAAAACAGAAGGACAAAAAAGAGGATAGGATCATACCCAAGGGTACAACACCAATGGACAACTGTGATAGTATTTATTACATGGGGGCAGTTGGTGGATTGTAAATAG
- the LOC138141294 gene encoding uncharacterized protein isoform X3 yields MAYCSKGKVCIGLKKTNHHKIDVDIPVRENFDFSEALDSVYPLTEMIFSYLDYKSLQTVGQVKKSWQITANNILEKRNKVSWITVFRKKRLCYVHDSDNYHNHNTAASIILFNCSVISLSDSLCCHENLTQKKIKFLDFISNQVVPHGTDYCIMGCSGVESLLSKKIVYKSSVRLFDGCFIPPIPNVRISMFNVNPQNMNDKYIRPNSEKLKCLLLFSKIDLEDGIFAILDQLIPEGGCRSVALGGGIVRKTVQTNVSQKEGKCLCIAFTQNICTESDFNASSVVIQGDDLSPREFEAHLLKFKNKIVVRSNSLAFRICCSAKTQKNQESRIFNEIFPDTPLLGLEAEGEFGWNSHPQKNKEINCHKQNLLEPEDEVRRVYHNNCSNDSDDGFLDELQNRRTKKRIGSYPRVQHQWTTVIVFITWGQLVDCK; encoded by the exons ATG GCTTACTGTAGCAAGGGCAAAGTGTGTATTGGtctaaaaaaaacaaaccacCATAAAATTGATGTGGACATACCTGTAAGagaaaatttcgatttttcagaAGCCCTAGATTCTGTTTACCCCTTAACAGAGATGATATTCAGCTATTTGGACTATAAAAGCTTACAAACAGTTGGccaagttaaaaaatcatgGCAGATAACTGCTAACAATATCTTAGAAAAGCGTAATAAAGTAAGTTGGATCACAGTGTTCCGCAAGAAAAGACTGTGCTATGTTCACGACAGTGACAACTATCACAACCACAACACAGCTGCCAGTATTATTTTGTTCAACTGTAGTGTGATATCACTCAGTGACTCTCTCTGTTGTCACGAAAACTTAACCCAAAAAAAGATCAAGT TTTTAGACTTTATTTCAAATCAAGTAGTACCGCATGGGACAGACTATTGTATCATGGGATGCTCAGGAGTGGAATCCCtgctttcgaaaaaaattgtatataagTCTAGTGTACGCCTTTTTGATGGTTGTTTCATACCACCAATACCAAATGTGCGCATTTCTATGTTTAACGTAAATCCCCAGAATATGAATGATAAATACATCAGACCTAACTCAGAAAAACTCAAGTGTTTGCTTTTGTTCAGTAAAATTGACCTAGAAGATGGCATTTTTGCTATTCTAGATCAACTGATCCCAGA GGGAGGGTGTCGCAGTGTTGCTCTGGGAGGAGGTATTGTTCGAAAAACTGTCCAAACTAACGTTTCCCAAAAAGAAGGGAAATGTCTTTGTATCGCGTTCACACAAAATATCTGCACTGAGAGTGATTTTAACGCGTCATCTGTTGTAATACAAGGTGATGATCTATCTCCAAGAGAATTTGAAGCTCATTTGTTAAAG tttaaaaataagatAGTTGTAAGAAGTAACAGTTTGGCATTTAGGATATGTTGTTCAGCAAAGACACAAAAAAATCAGGAATCAAggatttttaatgaaatttttcctGATACTCCTCTATTAGGTCTAGAAGCTGAAGGGGAATTTGGATGGAATAGTCATCCACAGAAAAACAAAG aaattaattGTCATAAGCAAAATCTTCTAGAACCAGAAGATGAGGTTAGAAGAGTTTACCATAACAACTGTTCCAATGACAGTGATG ATGGTTTTTTAGATGAACTGCAAAACAGAAGGACAAAAAAGAGGATAGGATCATACCCAAGGGTACAACACCAATGGACAACTGTGATAGTATTTATTACATGGGGGCAGTTGGTGGATTGTAAATAG
- the LOC138141294 gene encoding uncharacterized protein isoform X2 yields the protein MISQLNKLILTYFQAYCSKGKVCIGLKKTNHHKIDVDIPVRENFDFSEALDSVYPLTEMIFSYLDYKSLQTVGQVKKSWQITANNILEKRNKVSWITVFRKKRLCYVHDSDNYHNHNTAASIILFNCSVISLSDSLCCHENLTQKKIKFLDFISNQVVPHGTDYCIMGCSGVESLLSKKIVYKSSVRLFDGCFIPPIPNVRISMFNVNPQNMNDKYIRPNSEKLKCLLLFSKIDLEDGIFAILDQLIPEGGCRSVALGGGIVRKTVQTNVSQKEGKCLCIAFTQNICTESDFNASSVVIQGDDLSPREFEAHLLKFKNKIVVRSNSLAFRICCSAKTQKNQESRIFNEIFPDTPLLGLEAEGEFGWNSHPQKNKEINCHKQNLLEPEDEVRRVYHNNCSNDSDDELQNRRTKKRIGSYPRVQHQWTTVIVFITWGQLVDCK from the exons atGATTTCCCAACTAAACAAATTGATTTTAACCTATTTTCAGGCTTACTGTAGCAAGGGCAAAGTGTGTATTGGtctaaaaaaaacaaaccacCATAAAATTGATGTGGACATACCTGTAAGagaaaatttcgatttttcagaAGCCCTAGATTCTGTTTACCCCTTAACAGAGATGATATTCAGCTATTTGGACTATAAAAGCTTACAAACAGTTGGccaagttaaaaaatcatgGCAGATAACTGCTAACAATATCTTAGAAAAGCGTAATAAAGTAAGTTGGATCACAGTGTTCCGCAAGAAAAGACTGTGCTATGTTCACGACAGTGACAACTATCACAACCACAACACAGCTGCCAGTATTATTTTGTTCAACTGTAGTGTGATATCACTCAGTGACTCTCTCTGTTGTCACGAAAACTTAACCCAAAAAAAGATCAAGT TTTTAGACTTTATTTCAAATCAAGTAGTACCGCATGGGACAGACTATTGTATCATGGGATGCTCAGGAGTGGAATCCCtgctttcgaaaaaaattgtatataagTCTAGTGTACGCCTTTTTGATGGTTGTTTCATACCACCAATACCAAATGTGCGCATTTCTATGTTTAACGTAAATCCCCAGAATATGAATGATAAATACATCAGACCTAACTCAGAAAAACTCAAGTGTTTGCTTTTGTTCAGTAAAATTGACCTAGAAGATGGCATTTTTGCTATTCTAGATCAACTGATCCCAGA GGGAGGGTGTCGCAGTGTTGCTCTGGGAGGAGGTATTGTTCGAAAAACTGTCCAAACTAACGTTTCCCAAAAAGAAGGGAAATGTCTTTGTATCGCGTTCACACAAAATATCTGCACTGAGAGTGATTTTAACGCGTCATCTGTTGTAATACAAGGTGATGATCTATCTCCAAGAGAATTTGAAGCTCATTTGTTAAAG tttaaaaataagatAGTTGTAAGAAGTAACAGTTTGGCATTTAGGATATGTTGTTCAGCAAAGACACAAAAAAATCAGGAATCAAggatttttaatgaaatttttcctGATACTCCTCTATTAGGTCTAGAAGCTGAAGGGGAATTTGGATGGAATAGTCATCCACAGAAAAACAAAG aaattaattGTCATAAGCAAAATCTTCTAGAACCAGAAGATGAGGTTAGAAGAGTTTACCATAACAACTGTTCCAATGACAGTGATG ATGAACTGCAAAACAGAAGGACAAAAAAGAGGATAGGATCATACCCAAGGGTACAACACCAATGGACAACTGTGATAGTATTTATTACATGGGGGCAGTTGGTGGATTGTAAATAG